The Anabaena sp. WA102 genome contains a region encoding:
- a CDS encoding PIN domain-containing protein, with amino-acid sequence MSNHLRLCLDLNIWCAALLADIKENQNMATPRKLSACQSIVDTVRYGRCYMGKVELVISWGMLNRLEEVLLRLTPLAEDASFYVDVIRSYAQIQPQLTLGGSGVIPISDIEDQHVLETALAGRANLLVTANFKDFLNKDIELIIPERHSIYNSPIHEFHIVHPYLMINWLNQGNIPEIL; translated from the coding sequence ATGTCTAATCATTTACGCTTATGTCTTGATCTCAATATTTGGTGTGCGGCATTATTAGCTGATATCAAAGAAAATCAAAATATGGCTACACCACGCAAGCTATCAGCTTGTCAAAGTATAGTTGATACAGTTCGTTATGGTCGCTGTTATATGGGAAAAGTAGAACTTGTGATTTCTTGGGGAATGTTAAATCGTTTAGAAGAAGTTTTATTAAGATTAACTCCCTTGGCTGAGGATGCGTCTTTTTATGTAGATGTTATCCGCAGTTATGCTCAAATTCAGCCTCAATTAACATTAGGAGGATCAGGTGTTATTCCTATTAGTGATATAGAAGATCAGCACGTTTTAGAAACAGCTTTAGCTGGTCGAGCTAATCTATTAGTGACAGCTAATTTTAAAGATTTTTTAAATAAAGATATTGAACTTATCATTCCTGAAAGACATAGTATTTATAATTCTCCTATCCATGAATTTCACATTGTTCATCCTTATTTAATGATTAATTGGCTAAATCAAGGTAATATTCCTGAAATTCTGTAA
- a CDS encoding XisI protein has protein sequence MDKIEKYRQFITQILTEHAQICTTNDPVKAQLIFDSEHDHYQLNYIGWQGDKRVFGPVMHFDIEDGKIWIQYNGTEESIAERLVQMGVPNSDIVLGFHSAFKRQFTPYAVQ, from the coding sequence ATGGATAAAATAGAAAAGTATAGACAATTTATCACACAAATTTTAACAGAACACGCCCAGATTTGTACCACAAATGATCCAGTCAAAGCACAACTAATATTTGATAGTGAACATGACCATTACCAACTCAATTATATCGGATGGCAAGGCGATAAACGAGTGTTTGGACCAGTGATGCACTTTGACATTGAAGACGGCAAAATTTGGATTCAGTACAACGGAACCGAAGAATCTATAGCTGAAAGATTAGTGCAAATGGGTGTACCAAATTCAGATATTGTCCTTGGTTTTCATTCTGCTTTTAAACGGCAATTTACACCTTATGCAGTACAGTAA
- a CDS encoding XisH family protein yields the protein MAKDVFHQQVKNALIKEGWNITHDPLTIRISEAIKLQIDLAAETTIAAERDSEKIAVEIKSFIGDSDISSFHTALGQYLNYSQALEEQEPNRIVYLAIPFETYYDFFQLPFIQRMLQRYQVKLMIYDPKQEEVRQWIK from the coding sequence ATGGCAAAAGATGTTTTCCATCAACAGGTAAAAAATGCTTTAATAAAAGAAGGATGGAATATTACCCATGACCCCTTAACCATTCGCATTAGTGAAGCAATTAAACTCCAAATTGATTTAGCCGCAGAAACCACCATAGCCGCAGAAAGGGACTCAGAAAAAATTGCTGTAGAAATTAAAAGCTTTATTGGAGATTCAGATATCAGTAGTTTCCATACAGCATTAGGTCAATATCTTAACTATAGCCAAGCACTTGAAGAACAAGAACCAAACCGAATTGTTTACTTAGCCATCCCTTTTGAGACTTATTATGACTTTTTTCAACTTCCATTTATTCAACGAATGCTACAGCGATATCAAGTCAAGCTGATGATTTATGATCCTAAACAGGAGGAAGTTCGACAATGGATAAAATAG